The Acipenser ruthenus chromosome 25, fAciRut3.2 maternal haplotype, whole genome shotgun sequence genome has a window encoding:
- the LOC117411735 gene encoding leucine-rich repeat neuronal protein 1, with amino-acid sequence MAREMTSSLPCKLLKGLLIVSLTVSSVQNSECPQLCVCEIRPWFTPQSTYREATTVDCNDLRLIRIPSNLSSDTQVLLLQSNYIAKTTDELQQLFNLTELDLSQNNFSNIKDVGLTNLSQLTTLHLEENQIAEMHDNCLQDLTNLQELYINHNQIITISANAFSGLRNLLRLHLNSNRLKVIDNRWFESTPNLEILMIGENPVIGILDMNFKPLVNLRSLVLAGMELTDIPGNALVGLDNLESLSFYDNKLVKVPQLALQKVPNLKFLDLNKNPVHKIQEGDFKNMLRLKELGINNMGELVSIDRYALDNLPELTKLEATNNPKLSYINRVAFRDVPSLESLMLNNNALNALYQKTVESLPNLREISIHSNPLRCDCVIQWINSNKTNIRFMEPLSMFCAMPLEYRGQHVKEVLMQDSVEQCLPMISHDTFPNHLNLDIGMTVNLDCRAMAEPEPEIYWVTPLGNKMTVDTLSDKYRVSSEGTLVLSHVQIEDSGRYTCVAQNSEGADTRVSTIRVNGTLLDGSQVMKIYVKQTESHSILVSWKVNSNVMTSNLKWSSATMKIDNPHITYTARVPVDVHEYNLTHLQPSTEYEVCLTVSNIHQQTQKSCVNVTTKNAAFALDISDQGTSTALAAVMGTMFAIISLASIAVYIAKRLKRKNYHHSLKKYMQKTSSIPLNELYPPLINLWEGDSEKDKEGSSENKPSQVDTTRSYYMW; translated from the coding sequence ATGGCTAGAGAGATGACTTCCTCATTGCCTTGCAAATTACTCAAAGGATTGCTTATTGTTTCACTAACTGTGTCATCAGTGCAGAACAGCGAGTGTCCTCAGCTGTGTGTATGTGAAATCAGGCCTTGGTTCACACCGCAGTCGACTTACAGGGAAGCCACCACTGTGGATTGCAATGACCTGCGGCTCATCAGAATCCCCAGCAACCTTTCTAGTGACACCCAGGTTCTCCTCCTGCAGAGTAACTACATTGCGAAAACCACAGACGAACTGCAGCAGCTCTTTAACCTCACAGAGCTGGACTTATCTCAGAACAACTTCAGCAACATCAAAGATGTTGGCTTGACTAACCTCTCGCAGCTGACCACTCTGCATTTAGAGGAGAACCAAATAGCAGAAATGCATGATAACTGCTTGCAGGACCTGACTAACCTTCAGGAACTCTATATCAACCACAACCAAATTATCACCATATCAGCGAATGCTTTCTCTGGCCTGCGGAACCTCCTGAGGCTCCATCTGAATTCCAACAGATTGAAGGTCATTGATAATCGCTGGTTTGAATCCACTCCTAATCTGGAGATTCTTATGATTGGAGAAAACCCTGTGATAGGTATCTTGGATATGAACTTCAAGCCACTGGTTAACCTGAGAAGCCTGGTCCTGGCTGGAATGGAGCTGACTGATATCCCTGGAAATGCTCTTGTAGGCCTGGACAATCTGGAAAGTCTCTCATTTTATGATAACAAGCTGGTGAAGGTCCCCCAGCTGGCACTGCAGAAGGTTCCAAACTTAAAATTTCTAGATCTGAACAAAAATCCTGTGCACAAAATCCAAGAAGGGGACTTCAAAAACATGCTTCGCTTGAAGGAACTTGGAATTAATAAcatgggggagctggtctccatTGATAGATATGCACTCGACAACCTTCCAGAGCTGACCAAGCTGGAAGCCACCAACAATCCTAAACTGTCCTACATCAATCGTGTAGCATTTCGGGATGTACCCTCCCTAGAAAGTCTAATGCTTAACAATAATGCATTGAATGCTCTTTATCAGAAGACAGTGGAGTCTCTTCCAAACCTCCGTGAGATTAGCATTCATAGCAACCCACTGAGATGTGATTGCGTTATCCAGTGGATTAACTCAAACAAAACTAACATTCGATTCATGGAGCCCCTGTCGATGTTTTGTGCCATGCCACTCGAATACAGAGGACAGCATGTTAAAGAAGTGCTCATGCAGGACTCTGTCGAACAGTGTCTTCCAATGATCTCTCACGACACTTTTCCAAATCACCTTAACCTGGATATTGGCATGACAGTAAACTTGGATTGCCGTGCCATGGCAGAGCCTGAACCAGAGATCTACTGGGTCACCCCACTGGGAAATAAAATGACAGTGGATACCTTGTCAGACAAATACCGGGTCAGCAGTGAGGGGACTCTTGTACTATCCCATGTTCAGATCGAAGATTCTGGCCGATACACTTGCGTTGCACAGAACTCAGAAGGCGCGGATACAAGAGTGTCCACTATCCGAGTTAATGGAACACTTTTGGATGGTTCTCAGGTCATGAAAATCTATGTCAAGCAAACTGAATCCCATTCAATCTTGGTTTCATGGAAAGTTAATTCCAACGTAATGACTTCCAATTTAAAATGGTCTTCTGCCACGATGAAGATTGATAATCCACATATAACCTATACGGCCAGGGTACCTGTTGATGTACATGAGTATAATCTCACTCACTTACAGCCTTCCACTGAATACGAGGTCTGCCTAACTGTGTCCAACATTCATCAGCAAACTCAAAAGTCTTGTGTTAATGTGACGACCAAGAACGCAGCTTTTGCATTAGATATTTCTGATCAAGGAACCAGTACAGCACTGGCTGCAGTGATGGGAACCATGTTTGCCATTATAAGTCTTGCTTCCATTGCCGTGTATATTGCTAAGAGGCTCAAGAGAAAGAATTACCACCACTCTTTAAAGAAGTACATGCAGAAAACCTCTTCTATCCCCTTAAACGAGCTTTACCCGCCTCTGATCAACCTGTGGGAAGGCGACAGTGAAAAGGACAAGGAGGGCTCTTCTGAGAACAAGCCAAGCCAAGTTGACACGACAAGAAGCTATTACATGTGGTAA